DNA from Sulfurimonas xiamenensis:
AAAGTTCACGGTAAAAGTCTTATTGTTTGGCATATAGAGCGGCTTGCTTCTCTTGGCTTTAGCGAAATAATCATCAATATAGACCATTTAGGCGACATGATAGAGAAGAGTTTGGGCGACGGCTCAGAGTGGGGAGTCAACCTGCTCTACTCGGACGAGAGGCAAAGCGGGGCGTTAGAGAGCGCGGGCGGAATTATAAAAGCGCTCCCTCTAATAGAGAGCGAAACATTTTTGGTGGTAAACGGCGATATCTGGTGCGACTATGAGTTTGAAACAGGCTTTGATTTAAAGGGCGACCTGGCGCATCTTATCTTGGTCGCAAACCCTGAGCATAATCCTGATGGAGATTTTGCACTACATAAAAACAGAGTAAGCAACGATACAAAAAGAAGATTTACATTTTCAGGTATCGGGTACTACTCTGCTAAACTTTTTGAGGGCTTAGAGAACAAAAAGATGCCGCTTGCACCACTGCTTAGAGAGGCTGTAGAGAAGGGCAAAGTAAGTGGCTCACTCTATGATGGAAGATGGTATGATATAGGCACACCGCAAAGACTAAAAGAGGTTAACGCTACTTCTGTATAAACTGCCCACAAGCTTTTGTTTCAGTACCTTTAAAAGTTTTATAATCTTTATTGCCATCTAAATATGACTGATAACGAGCACACTCATTGTGTTTTATACATTTATCATTGTTACAAGCTTTATCTACTTCCATTTTTATTTCCTACATTTATAATATTTTTTAAAATTATAACAAATATTTTTATTACTTAAGATTAATATATATTTGATTTTAAATGGTATACTAAAAAAAAGGAGGGTGATTTGATGTTAAAAATATTTTTTATACTTTCACTTACTACACTGCTTTTTGCAAAATATGATAACTGCGAATTTAAAAACAAAAATTATGCAGATATCTGTAATAAAGTAGTAAAAGATGGCGTTTCATATGAATATGCAAATCAATTTTTACTCTCTTACTTTAAAACACAAAAATTTGATGAGATAAGCTACAAATATCTTCAGCCAAAGTATATAAAAATTCATAGAAAAAATGAGAAAAAAGCCAATAATACTCTTGTTAAATATATCCCTGACATGGTGAAACATCTTAAAAAATACACTGAAGTATATGATTATACTGAGAAAAAATATGGTGTAAATCGTGAAATAATCGCCGCTATTTTAATCAAAGAGACAAGACTTGGCAAAATTAAACCTAAACATGACGCATTTATTGTCTTTAACACTTTGGTAGTTAGAACAATACCAAATACGCCCAGAGAGAAGTGGCTTTTAAATATGGGAAAAAGCAATATGGCATCAATAATAACTCATTGCTATAAAAAAGGGATAACTCCCGAGGAGTGCAATCTACCAAGTTCTTATGCCGGAGCTGTGGGAATACCGCAATTTATGCCAAATAATTTTATCTATACAGAGGGTTATAAAACAGAGATAGCAGATCTTACAAAAATGGAAGATGCCATTGTATCTGCGAGCAAATTTTTAAATAAAAAAGCTGATTTTAAAAAGTTAATTGATTGGAATAAAATTCCAAATATAATAGAACTTGAGTCACAGTGGTATGATTTTGAATTTGAAAATGAAAATGCATCTTTTGTCTACGCAAAAAATAAAAATGGTGTTAAAAAGTACCAATGTTTTGCCTGTGACAAAGCAGAACTTGACTACCTAAGAGAATATATAAAAAAAATTATGCGCTACAACAACTCTTCAAACTACGCCATTGGAGTTATGCGCTTGGCATATGAAGCAAAAATGGGACTTAGCAAATAACAGCCTTTAAACTATGTGACTCTTGAGATTTTATAGCTCTTGCATCATCAAACGCATTCGCGGATTCTATGCAGAGCATATATTCATAAGCATTTTCTTGCATTGCACTCATTCTCTTTGTTTTTTCTATCCACGGGTTCCATACAACAACAGAAGATGAACCTTGATTTTTTATGTGAATCTCTCTGTTTTTGTCTCTTAATACAATTTCGTCATCAACATCTTGGTAAACTCTGTCGACCTCTTCATTGAAAGTTATATCGCCCTCTTGCTCCTCATTTTTGTATGTCAGCGCATTCAAATATGGCTTTTTATCTAAACCTAAGATAGCTACATCAGATATATGCGAAACAGCAAAGTAAGTATGAAGCGCTTGTGTAATCTTAAACTCTTTTTCATCTCTATTTGTCGTTTTAAGTTCCATTGTCAGCTTATCTGAGATAGTAATGCGCAGCTCCAGCTCAAATTTATAGTGCCATATCTGAAGTGTTTTTTCACTATTAGTCAGTTTAAAAGTCAAAACCGTTGTCTTCTCATCCAGCTCATTGCTACACACAAACTCCCACATAGAGATTCTTGCAAAACCATGCTGAGGCAGAGCTTTGTCTTTATTGAAGCCAAACCACGGCCAGCAGATTGGAACACCGCCACGGATTGCTTTGCCCTTCTCAAAATCACTTACTTCGCTAAGCCATAAAATCGGCTCTTTGCCTACTCTTGCGTAGTGAAACAGATGTGCCCCCTGCAGGGCAATTTTTGCCTCTGCGACTCCATTTTTCACCTCAATATATTCAAAGCCGTTTGGCAGTTTTTTATGAGTTATCACATCTCATCCCAAGACTTTATCTTATGCCATTTGAGAGCGTAGAGGAGTATAAAGAGATAACAGATTATCCCCATAAGATATGTTGACTGCATATCTCCGCTAACATGCGAGATCTTTCCAAAGAGAAGCGGAAGAATCGCGCCGCCCGCTATAGCCATAATCAACAGTGCGCTTCCCTGTGCTGTATATTTTCCCAATCCCTCCAGTGCTAGCGGCCAGATCGTCGGCCAAACAAGTGCGTTTGCAAATCCTAAGAGTGCTACAAATGCTACCGTATTTGGAAGAGTTCTAATACCGCTCCATCCCCACAAAATCTCTGAAATTCCATGACTTTGAGATGAAGCAACTACTCCAAACAAAAAAAGTACCCCAAAAAGTGCAGAGCCTATAAGCGCGCGCTCCTGTGAGAGATATTTCGGTATAAGCAGGACGCCGAGTGCATATCCAAGCACCATAAAAGACATTACATAAGAGGTCAGGGAAGTAACATTTGTCAAACCTAAATGCTGACCGTAAAGACCGATGGTATCGCCTGCTATTACCTCTATGCCGACATAGAAAAAGAGTGCGGCTGCACCTAAAACCACGCGCGGGAATGCAAAGATACTCTTCTTTTGTTCTCCTGCTTCATCTTTTTCAAACTCAAGTTCGGGAAGTTTGGAAAACTTTACAAGAGCGATGAGAGAACTAAGCAATAGCGCCATAACGATGTAAGGAACTATAAGTTTTGAAGCAAGCTCCTCTTTTGACTCCGCGGATAGATCCTCCAAAGAGCCGATGCCTGAGAGTATAAATGCGGTAAAGAGAAGAGGCGCAATAACTCCCGCCCCCTTGTTTATAAGCCCCATGATGCTTATACGCATCGCCGCACTCTCAATGGGTCCTATGCAGACTATATAAGGGTTTGAAGCAGTCTGCAAGATGGTAAGACCCGATCCTAGTGCAAAAAGAGCTAGCAAAAAAAGTGTAAAACTCTCCCTCTGCGCTGCAGGTATAAAGAGAAGGCTCCCGACTGCCATTATTGCCAAGCCGAGTGCCATTGAGTTTTTGTAGCCTATTTTTTCAATCACGAAAGACATTGGCAGAGCCATTACCGTATAGGCGATGTAGAATACAAAAGTTACAAAAAGAGCTTCAAACTCGTTAAGATCGCATATAGCCTTTAAAAACGGAATTAACGAGCCGTTGAGCCATGTGAGAAAACCGAAAATAAAAAAGAGCACTCCTATTATCGTCATAGGTAAGATAGTAGAAGTGCTAGATATTTTAAAGTCTTTAGACATTTTTGAGACTCTTAAGATAGTTTGCAACGCCGTCTTCATCATTTGTGTGTGGCAGAACTATTTTTGCTGCCTTTTTTACTCCCTCTTGCGCATTGGCTACGGCTATTGATGTTCCTGCCAGTTCGAACATTCCAATATCATTGAAGTTATCTCCAAAAACACTCAGCTTTTTTAAATCAAAACCGATTGCTTCGCTCACACTTCTTATGCCGTGGGATTTGTCCGCATCTTTGTGAAGCAGCGTCAAAAAGTAGCAGCCCGCATAGGCTTCGGGAGCCAAAATATACTTTATTATATCCCCAAAAACAGCTCTTAAATGCAACGCTAATCTTCTCAGAATCTCCTCCTCGCCAAAATAGACTATCTTAAAATTATCATCCATTGCGCGAAGATCTCTAGCTTGGTGATGATGGTCATCTTTTTTATAGTTTTTTAGTATCTTTGTTTGATAGGCATTTAAAGTCGTAGAGTAGGAGAAGGCTTCGCTTAGATTTTTATCAGCCAAAGAGAGAACAAAAGGGTAGATACCGAACTTTGCACCCTCATCTATGATGGCATCCCCGAGCTCTCTGTTTATGAACTTCGTACCAATTATCTTTTTATCCATCGTCGCTATCAATGCACCATCAAGCAGTATCATCGGAGCATTAACATCTACATCCCTTAAGAACTGTGCCGTCTTTTTATATGTTCTTGCCGTTGCTATGCTAAGAACAGAGTCAGCCCCAAAACTGTTCCATATCTCTTTTGTAAAGGAGCTCACAGAGAGATCTGTTCGCAAAAAAGTATGATCCAGATCTGTAATATAGGCATTTTTCATCTTACTTAGTACTTCATATTACATGTGCTCATTTTTTCTACAAGTAACCGTCCAACTTCGACTTTGGTATCAACAATAGAAGTAATATCCAAATCTTGAAGATTCTCTTTATCTTCAAGCGTAGCAACTTTTACTATAAGATTGATATCTTTTGTGTGTTTTAAAACAGCCTCGCAAATCGCTCTTTTCTTCTCAATATTATCTAATGTTACGATAACCGCCGCCGAACTCTCTGCATTTAGCGCTTCTAAAAGCGAGAGCTTTGACATATCTCCCAAATATGCCTCTTTTCCGGCAGAGAGGGCTTCATGAACATGTTTTGGATTATTATCTATGATAACATAAGGAGCGCCAAGTTCATCAAGGTTTTTGGCAACAAATTTACCGATAGTACTGTAGCCGCACACGATCACATGGTTCTCTCTGGATATAAAGGCGGAGGTATCAAGCCCGAGGTATTCAAAACGGGTAACATAGGCAACAAATCGATTGATTTTTGAGATAAAAAACGGGGTCACTATCATAGAGAAAATAACCACAAGAACAAAGAGCGACTCAAGCTCTTTCTCCAAAAGACCGCCCATGCTTGCAACCGCAAAGATAACAAAAGAGAACTCTCCCACTTGCGAAATTGCAAGAGCAGTTTTTAAAGAGAGCACATGCGAAGATGAGATACGAAGAACCAGATAAGTAATGATTGTTTTTAAAACCAAAACAAGCAGGAAAATGCCGACAATAAACCAGAAGTTATCAATAAAAAAGAGAACATCAATCTTCATTCCCACGACGATAAAGAATGTTCCAAGAAGTATATCTTTAAAAGGCGCAATGTCCGATTCAACCTTATGATGGTACTTTGTCTCGGCTATAATCATTCCTGCGACAAATGCCCCAAGAGAGTATGTAAAACCCGCATAAGAGGCCAAAAGTGCAGCTGATACGACTATAAAAAGAACAGAGCCCATAAAAAGTTCGTCTACTTCACTAGAAGCTGAGAAATGCAGAAGCCATGTCATTACTCTTTTTCCCACTATAAACATAAAACCCATAACAAAAACAGCACTTATAACTGTGTCCCTAAGTATATTAACTACCGATTGGTCGCCATTGCTGGTTAAAAATCCCAAAAGTATAAGTATAGGAATAACAGCAATATCTTGAAATATAAGTATCCCAGTAGCACGCTGACCGTATGGGTTGTGTATCTCTTTTGAGCTCTTTAGGTAACTTAGAACAACTGCCGTGGAAGAGAGAGCAAATGCAAGAGATAGGATAAGGGCCGAGATAGATTCCAGTAAAAAAATATAGTGACTAATTGCATAGACAATAAGTGCAGTAAATCCTACCTGCAAAAACCCATTGAAAAATATCTCTTTTTTCATACTGTTCATTTTTGCCAAAGATATCTCAAGTCCGATTGTAAACATTAAAAAAACTATTCCAAACTCACCTATATGTTCCAGTGTCAATGAATCATTCATATATCTTAAATCAAAGGCATACACCATTATAGTACCGGTAAAGATATAACCTATTATCTGTGAAATACCAAAGCGTTTTAAAAATAGATTTAGTACCGTTGAAACACCTAATGCCACAACTATGTATAAAAGCGCAGAATCCATCAAAATCTTTCTAATAATTTTAAATTTTATTATTGTAGCAAAAGAACCTTTTAACATGGCACTTTATAAAACTTAATTTTAAGAGACTCTATACTATAATCGCATCTTTAATTGACATTTTTGGAGCTATTTTATGACTAAATATATTTTTGTAACTGGTGGCGTTTTAAGCTCTCTTGGAAAAGGGATAACAGCAGCTAGTATTGGTACTTTACTTAAACACTCAGGCAAAGAAGTCGGTATGTTAAAAATAGATCCATATATAAATGTCGATCCTGGCACTATGAGCCCGCTTGAGCATGGTGAAGTTTTTGTTACAAAAGATGGAGCAGAAACAGATTTAGATATCGGAAACTATGAGAGATTTTTAGACACCTCTTATCTAAAATCGAGCAACTTCACTACAGGACAGGTATACTCATCGGTAATAGAGAGAGAGCGTGCCGGTGGATACCTTGGACAAACCATTCAAGTTATTCCTCATATTGTAGGAGAGATAGTCAAGCGTATCAAAGAAGCAGGAGAGGGTCATGAGATACTTGTTGTAGAACTTGGAGGAACTGTCGGGGATATCGAAGGTTTGCCTTTTATGGAAGCGATTCGCCAGATGAAACATGACGAAGAGGTTACAGGTACATTTTTTGTGCATGTAACTCTTATTCCTTACATCAAAGCTGCGGGTGAACTAAAAAGTAAACCTACACAACACTCTGTTCAAGAACTTCGCCGTATCGGTATTACTCCTCAACTTATAATTGCCAGAAGTGAAAATGCACTGCCTAAAACATTTAAGAAAAAACTTGCAATGAGCTGTGATGTAAACAGTGACAGTGTTGTTGAAGCACTTGATGCAGCTTCCATTTATGATATTCCTCTCTCATTTTTAAGACAAAATATATTAAAACCGATATCAAAAGCGTTAGAACTGGGTGAACTTAATCCTGACATGGAAAAATGGGACTCTTTAGTTAAAAAAATAGTACAACCGAAAAATCAAATAACTCTTGGATTTGTCGGAAAATATCTTGAGCTTAAAGAGTCATACAAATCTTTAACCGAATCTCTTATCCATGCAGGTGCTCATCTTGATACTCGTGTAGATATTAACTGGGTAGACAGTGAGGAGGTAGAAGAAAAGGGTGCGGAAGCACTTCTTAGCGATTGCGACTCCATTTTAGTTGCTGGAGGATTTGGAAACCGCGGTGTTGAAGGTAAAATCAAAGCTATCGAATATGCACGCGTAAATAAAATTCCATACCTTGGAATTTGTCTTGGAATGCAGCTAACACTTGTTGAGTATGCAAGAAATGTTCTTGGTTTTGAGGGTGCAAACTCCGTAGAGTTTGATGAAAACACACCTTATCCAATGATCTATCTTATTGACAATTTTATGGATCAAAGCGGAAATACGCAACTTAGAACCCACAAATCTCCGATGGGTGGAACAATGCGTCTTGGAGAGTATCCATGTGAAACAAAAGAGGGTTCTCTATTGCGCAAAGCTTACGGTGGAGCAAAAGTTATCCATGAGAGACACCGCCACAGATATGAGGCAAACCCTACATACAGAAAAGAGCTCGAAGATGCAGGAATGATAGTAACTGGGGAATCAAACGGACTTATTGAAGCAGTTGAAATTCAGGGTCATCCATGGTTTTTAGGCGTTCAGTTTCATCCTGAATTTACATCAAGACTTCAAACTCCAAACCCTTCAATTCTTGCATTTGTTGAAGCTAGTTTAAATATATCAAAATAAAATATTAAAGCTCAATATGCAAAGCTTTAATAATATACCGATTTTAAATAAAACAACTCTTTTTGAATTGCTTTCTCAAAGAGTTGGAAAAGAAGATACAAAACTCTCTCAAATTCCAAATCCCACTTTACTTCATAATGCTGCAAAAGCTGCCAAAAAGATAGCTGAGGCTGTAAAAGAGGGCAAAAAAATAGTAGTTGTTGGTGATTATGATGTTGACGGTATAAGTTCAACAGCTATAATGGCTGAATTTTTTAAGCAAATCCCTTATCCGCTTGAAACAATAATTCCAAACCGATTTAAAGACGGCTACGGCGTTAGTCCAAATATTCTAAAAAGAGTAAATGCAGATTTAATAAT
Protein-coding regions in this window:
- the murU gene encoding N-acetylmuramate alpha-1-phosphate uridylyltransferase MurU translates to MKAMILAAGRGERMRPLSDKTPKPLLKVHGKSLIVWHIERLASLGFSEIIINIDHLGDMIEKSLGDGSEWGVNLLYSDERQSGALESAGGIIKALPLIESETFLVVNGDIWCDYEFETGFDLKGDLAHLILVANPEHNPDGDFALHKNRVSNDTKRRFTFSGIGYYSAKLFEGLENKKMPLAPLLREAVEKGKVSGSLYDGRWYDIGTPQRLKEVNATSV
- a CDS encoding lytic murein transglycosylase, which translates into the protein MLKIFFILSLTTLLFAKYDNCEFKNKNYADICNKVVKDGVSYEYANQFLLSYFKTQKFDEISYKYLQPKYIKIHRKNEKKANNTLVKYIPDMVKHLKKYTEVYDYTEKKYGVNREIIAAILIKETRLGKIKPKHDAFIVFNTLVVRTIPNTPREKWLLNMGKSNMASIITHCYKKGITPEECNLPSSYAGAVGIPQFMPNNFIYTEGYKTEIADLTKMEDAIVSASKFLNKKADFKKLIDWNKIPNIIELESQWYDFEFENENASFVYAKNKNGVKKYQCFACDKAELDYLREYIKKIMRYNNSSNYAIGVMRLAYEAKMGLSK
- a CDS encoding D-hexose-6-phosphate mutarotase; amino-acid sequence: MITHKKLPNGFEYIEVKNGVAEAKIALQGAHLFHYARVGKEPILWLSEVSDFEKGKAIRGGVPICWPWFGFNKDKALPQHGFARISMWEFVCSNELDEKTTVLTFKLTNSEKTLQIWHYKFELELRITISDKLTMELKTTNRDEKEFKITQALHTYFAVSHISDVAILGLDKKPYLNALTYKNEEQEGDITFNEEVDRVYQDVDDEIVLRDKNREIHIKNQGSSSVVVWNPWIEKTKRMSAMQENAYEYMLCIESANAFDDARAIKSQESHSLKAVIC
- a CDS encoding sugar MFS transporter; the encoded protein is MSKDFKISSTSTILPMTIIGVLFFIFGFLTWLNGSLIPFLKAICDLNEFEALFVTFVFYIAYTVMALPMSFVIEKIGYKNSMALGLAIMAVGSLLFIPAAQRESFTLFLLALFALGSGLTILQTASNPYIVCIGPIESAAMRISIMGLINKGAGVIAPLLFTAFILSGIGSLEDLSAESKEELASKLIVPYIVMALLLSSLIALVKFSKLPELEFEKDEAGEQKKSIFAFPRVVLGAAALFFYVGIEVIAGDTIGLYGQHLGLTNVTSLTSYVMSFMVLGYALGVLLIPKYLSQERALIGSALFGVLFLFGVVASSQSHGISEILWGWSGIRTLPNTVAFVALLGFANALVWPTIWPLALEGLGKYTAQGSALLIMAIAGGAILPLLFGKISHVSGDMQSTYLMGIICYLFILLYALKWHKIKSWDEM
- a CDS encoding HAD-IIB family hydrolase, with product MKNAYITDLDHTFLRTDLSVSSFTKEIWNSFGADSVLSIATARTYKKTAQFLRDVDVNAPMILLDGALIATMDKKIIGTKFINRELGDAIIDEGAKFGIYPFVLSLADKNLSEAFSYSTTLNAYQTKILKNYKKDDHHHQARDLRAMDDNFKIVYFGEEEILRRLALHLRAVFGDIIKYILAPEAYAGCYFLTLLHKDADKSHGIRSVSEAIGFDLKKLSVFGDNFNDIGMFELAGTSIAVANAQEGVKKAAKIVLPHTNDEDGVANYLKSLKNV
- a CDS encoding cation:proton antiporter translates to MDSALLYIVVALGVSTVLNLFLKRFGISQIIGYIFTGTIMVYAFDLRYMNDSLTLEHIGEFGIVFLMFTIGLEISLAKMNSMKKEIFFNGFLQVGFTALIVYAISHYIFLLESISALILSLAFALSSTAVVLSYLKSSKEIHNPYGQRATGILIFQDIAVIPILILLGFLTSNGDQSVVNILRDTVISAVFVMGFMFIVGKRVMTWLLHFSASSEVDELFMGSVLFIVVSAALLASYAGFTYSLGAFVAGMIIAETKYHHKVESDIAPFKDILLGTFFIVVGMKIDVLFFIDNFWFIVGIFLLVLVLKTIITYLVLRISSSHVLSLKTALAISQVGEFSFVIFAVASMGGLLEKELESLFVLVVIFSMIVTPFFISKINRFVAYVTRFEYLGLDTSAFISRENHVIVCGYSTIGKFVAKNLDELGAPYVIIDNNPKHVHEALSAGKEAYLGDMSKLSLLEALNAESSAAVIVTLDNIEKKRAICEAVLKHTKDINLIVKVATLEDKENLQDLDITSIVDTKVEVGRLLVEKMSTCNMKY
- a CDS encoding CTP synthase, with product MTKYIFVTGGVLSSLGKGITAASIGTLLKHSGKEVGMLKIDPYINVDPGTMSPLEHGEVFVTKDGAETDLDIGNYERFLDTSYLKSSNFTTGQVYSSVIERERAGGYLGQTIQVIPHIVGEIVKRIKEAGEGHEILVVELGGTVGDIEGLPFMEAIRQMKHDEEVTGTFFVHVTLIPYIKAAGELKSKPTQHSVQELRRIGITPQLIIARSENALPKTFKKKLAMSCDVNSDSVVEALDAASIYDIPLSFLRQNILKPISKALELGELNPDMEKWDSLVKKIVQPKNQITLGFVGKYLELKESYKSLTESLIHAGAHLDTRVDINWVDSEEVEEKGAEALLSDCDSILVAGGFGNRGVEGKIKAIEYARVNKIPYLGICLGMQLTLVEYARNVLGFEGANSVEFDENTPYPMIYLIDNFMDQSGNTQLRTHKSPMGGTMRLGEYPCETKEGSLLRKAYGGAKVIHERHRHRYEANPTYRKELEDAGMIVTGESNGLIEAVEIQGHPWFLGVQFHPEFTSRLQTPNPSILAFVEASLNISK